The genome window TGGTCCTCTCAGCCTCctctagcctcagtttccctttcttttcagaGGACTTGCCTCGTGGCCTTTTTAGTACCctcttgtgcacatgtgtgagggTGGGCATTACAAAGGGGGGTCCCTGATAGGCCGCTGTCCCAAGAGGCTTCTGGAGGGAGACAAAGGCGGAATATGAAGATGGGTGGTTTATTGGGGAACACCCAGTGCAAATACCAGCagcgccccccacccccaccccttcgCCAGAAATAGATAAGATGGCAtacactgaatcatctctctgcTGAGGAGCTCAGGGAAATGTTCCCCTGCCCACCGGGGGGCTGGCTTTGGCACTTGAGAGGTTGGCTGGGTGAGATAGGCCGCCTCCCCTGATGTGGTCCCGGGCAGCCTGAGGCTGGCACTGCGTTCACAGTCTCTGAAGTCTGGCCTGCAGCAGATATTCCGCCTAATCCCAAAGAGGCCCCGGCCTACCCCCGAGTGTCCTCTCACGGGCTTCTGCTCCCATTCCTATCTGCAGCACGGGGGTCCGGCGCCTCTTCCCCAGCCGAGAGGACCGTTTTGTGGAGGTCTGTCTCTCTTCGCCGTCTGCGCCGAGGGGCCGGCCCCTGCCGGAGCCGGTCAGTGCGCTGTCAGCTCTATGGTCTTTTTCCGCTCCTTACGATGATGCTCTTCCCAGTCCTCCTCCTCCGGCTCATACGTGCCTTTGACGACAGCTACTCGGTCACTGAGgctcagggaggaggggaagagcaAGTAGAAATAGAGGATGGCAGCCAGGATGGCCCCAACGATGGGCCCTACCCAGAAGACCTGTGAAGACAGGGTTGGGGTGAGCCCAGGTCCTGGGAACAAGTCATCCTCCCCAGAACACAGACCCGCGGGCCCGAGAGGAGGCGGACGTGAAGGTCTGCAGAGGGAAGGAGAACTTTCCACCGTGAGGGACACTGCCAGCCAGTGCTGAATGACAAGGCTGTGGATTGCAGACACACAGAGCCtctgaggaggaggcagagccGAGGAGAGACAGCTTCCCAGCCCCACCCGAAAGAGAGGCCAGTGGGCACCCTGAGGAGACAGAGCCTCGGACACACGCGTCCAGGGTGCAGAGCCGGGCTGCCCCTCTCTTTGGAGCTCCGAGCCCGGCTGGCGTATGGAGACACTGTCCGAGGACACAGTTCCAGAAGAACACGCTCCCAGCGTCAGAGGACAGGgacacagatggacagacagaatCCTCACAGAGGACCACAGATCCCCACTGCAGTTCAGCAGAGGCCGTGACCGGCCCACCCGCGTCCGGCTGTGCTCCAGCACCTGCTGCCCTCCCTTCTACAGCCAACCCCCACGTTCTGGGCCCACAACGTCCAGGAAGTCCAGTCACTTCCGGACCTTCAGTCCTGGGCACTATGTGTTCCCAGCCTTCCCCACACTCACCCAGTGGGAGGAGCTGAACCGGTCCATGACCACCGCGGGGCCGAAAGAGCGGGCTGGGTTCATGGAGCAGCCGGTGAAGTAGATCTGGGTagattggggggagggggtcacagcaaGGAGGGTGccgtcccccccacccccagaactcTGGCTCTCTCAGGGTCGCACAGTGCAGGGACCAGCCGTGTCCCAGCTCCCAGGCTTCGTCCACACAGCCCAGCTGACCCCCAGGCTTCGCACTCCTAACCGGGACCTCTCAGCTTCGGCTTGGGCTGGAGTCTCTGTCCTCACCCGCCCTTCCACTTCCTCACATGGTTTCTCAGTtgagagagggtgtgtgtgtgtgtgtgtgtgtgtgtgtgtgcgtgtgcgcgtgtaaGGCTACAGCCTAGATGCCCCAAGACCAGGCCTTAAACTCTGCTGGGTCCCACCCATCCGGAGGTGGTGGTGTTTCAGGGCCCCACTGCTCATCTCCATGACTCCCTAGCTTTGATCAGCACTACTCACCCCCACAAGGTGGCCCAGGGTGACGGACAGGCCAATGGACAAGGCTGGGGAGCCCACCGGGCTGGTGCGCCGAGAGTCGGTGGAGGAGAAGACGCAGAGGGCCAGCTGGAAGGTCAGGATGAGCTCCACCACCATGGCCTTGCCCGGCGTCGTGCTGTTACTGAGCTGCAGGGGAGAGCTGGGTTAGGACCCCGCAACCTTCAGGCACTGTGACAGGGCCAGCCAGGAGAGGCTCTGGTCTTCAAGGACACCCAGAGCCTAAGCTCTCGCAAGCCAAGCCTGGAGCACAAGCCAGACAGGCCCTTCATTGGGGAATCTGTCCTTCAGTGTGTACAAGCCTGAAGGCCAGGCCTGTCGCCAGAGGCTAGGGTGTCAGCGAGTTTTCCTGGGCACCATCCTGTCAGCGGCTCTGCCCAATCCCCAGCCCCCATGAGCTGGCATTTACCCTCCCTCCTGTGGGCAGCTGCCCAGTTTGCCTACTGCAAACAGCCCCTGGCCTCCTATCCGAGCCTGACCACTGCTGGTGCCAACCCCAAACCCGTCTCTCCGGTGTGGCTGACTCACGGCTTGACAATGGCCGAGAAAATCCTCCTCTGTGTTTAATTAATGAACCCAGTTCACATGGGACAGGGGGCTGAATCTAGGGCTGCAAAAATGGGGAGACAGCAgggggcaggagcaggggctATGAAAGGGGGGAGCCGGTATGGGGCTGGGGTCTTGTCACATCATAGCTTCTAGGTGTAACCCATGACCTTTGCTGTGCTATGACCACCTCCATGGACTGGCGAGTAAATTGGAAGCCGGGGATGTCAAGGTTACCCTAGACCGTGGTCACCAGCCACTGCCGTCTGACCGTCCATTAAAGCTACAGCACCCAGGGGCTGACAAGCACCCATAGGGGAGACTACGCACTGAAGGGATGTTGCGGCAGCCACGGGAGCGACAGGCCAAGCAGTgtgagaggagggggaggagtggGAAGAGAAGCTGCGACCCGGGGACACAGGTCGCCCGCCCCCCCACCCCAAAGTTGTGCACCAGCTTTTTGGCCTGTAGCCATTCTCAAGACGGAGGAGCACGGAGGGTCTGGTCTGAGACGTCCCCAGGGTCCTGCCCACCCTTCCACGGGGTGGCGGACACTCACCGAGTTGACGGCCAGGTTGCCCCGGGCATTGGTCGGTGCCAACCAGTACAGGATGCCCGCCCCAGCTATGGCGCCCACCAGCTGCGCCGCCACGTAGAAGAGCGCTCGGAGCAGCGAGATCTGGTTGCCCACTAAGAGGGCCAGAGTGATGGCCGGGTTGATGTGCCCGCCGCTCACGGGTCCCAGGGCTTGGGCCAGGGTGCCTATGGCCAGGCCGAAGGCAAGGGAAATCTGCAGGATGGAGGGCAGCGCCGAAGGCCACTTGAGGGCCGAGCCCAGGCCAAAGAAGACGAAGATGAGGGTGGCCAGGAACTCAGCGAACACAGCCTTGAGGAAGGCGACGGAGCACACCTCCTTCTTCATGGTAGCCTTGGGGGCCCGGCGGCAGCGGCAGCGTCGCGGGGCGGCCGtcggggcggcggcggcggcgtctGTTTGTCTGCGGGGCCCCGCGGGCGGTGCGGCGCCCACTCGGTCGCAGGCGGCCTGGCACGGGCCGGGCGGGGGCGCGCTATATAGAGGGCGCGCGGCCCGCGGCGGGCAGAGCGCGGGGGGGCCCGGGGCGGCTCCCGTGCCCAGGGGCCAGCGCAGCACGCGGGGAGCGAGCCCGGCGGGCGCGCGCTCGGCACCCCCGGGCCCGCGCGCCCCCTGCCCCCCGCCCGCGCAGCGGCGGACCCGCCCGGGCCACGTGACCCACGCGGCGGTGTAGACGGGCCCCGCGGTCTGGGGCGCGCGCATGGCGCGCTCGGCACTGCTCCCGCGCCCTCCTGGCCGACGTGCGCGCCCGGGGCTCCGGTGCTGCGTGGCCCCGGGCTCGGGGAGCCCCTCTCCGGCCGACCTTCACGAGCGTCCCGGGGCGCCCGGCAGACtgccccttttctcttcctcGGGCTTTGGGTCCAGCCGCTCCTTCTCCTCGCGCGATCGGAGCATCCTGACCCGGCCTCACCCACGGCCGGGCCAGAGTGATGCGATTCTCCGAGGACGGCGCCTCTTAGCTCCCTTCCGCCGCCCGTGGCGGGGGCGGGCCGGCCCTCGTGGGCCTCTCCCCGGGCCGGCCCGGCGGGAGCGGGGGCGTTGGGTAGGGAGCACGGTGCCAGCCTGCCCTGCGCCTGGCCATCCTCGACGCCGCGTGTGGCAGTGCTGGCTCTAGGTGGCAGGCTCGAGGTGGCGTTCTCCGGGCAGCCCCTGGGGAGGTGGCCCATCTGGACTTGCTTGGGTTAGGGAAGAGGCCCGGAGGCGGGTTGGGAAGGGTCTTGGCCTCTCTTGTTTCCCACCAGAGCGCCCTCACTTTAGACCCCGGCTTTCTTCTCTCCCCCTCAGTCAGCCTCCGCCCATACTTAGTTTTGATCGCTCTCCAAGTGGCTGTCTGCTTCTTAGCCCTGTTGGTCTTtctcccatgtctctctctctctgccccctctctcctcagtcctttctctgctgcctcctctccttccatcgcTCTTCGTGTCCTaggtcttcctcttttttttttttttttttttttttgccagtctcTGACTCTTGGtttctgcctctttcttctttttcaatcCATGCATGACTGTTTGTAGTTACTCGGTAGTCCGTCCGCCTTCCCTTAGTCTCTTTTACTCTGTGGGTCTTTGTTTCTGCCCGGCTCAGTCATTCTCCCATGGCTGACTCTCACACAGTCTGTCTTTCCggcccccgccccccaccccaccaAGTCCTTCCACTCTTGGCCTGGGCAACACattatttttctagttccctctccatggcctctcagccctccatctttccctccccaGGTTTGGTATGTGTGGAAGGAGGCTGGTGGGCTTTCCAGGGCTTGGGGGCAGGGCAAGGACCCACCTTCAGGATCCCGGAAAAGgtgctgcaaggcctctgcccccCACCATgcgtgctcccccccccccatttgcaCTGGAGCGCTTTGCACGGGGCCAGCCATAGGGCAAGGCTCAGGAAAGTCATCTCCATAACCAATTTTAAAAGCCTCCCAGGGCAATTGAGCCCTAGGGTGCAGCAGAGGAAGAGACAAGATACGTGTGTCCAGcaaggtgtgtgtggggaggggcctacagaaaggcaagaacctggagggggGCCTCTGGGCCAGGTGGCAGCCAAGAGGCCAAAGAAAACAGGGTCCAAAGAAACCCCGCTATTGTTCCCCACTCTGCTTGGCATTTCCTGCTGGGCAACTCCTCCCCAACGGCTCTGGTCAGGCGAATTGTTCTTTTCTCCATGGAGTTGCAAGGCTACGCCCCCAGCAGGGCATGGCAGTTACATTCAGGACTTTTTCCAGGCCTGGGGCTCAGACTGGAGAATGGCCAGGATCGGCTCAGAGACCTTGAGGTCAGACATCTTCCTTTCAGCTGCGCTTAACTTGCCTTCCCtaagcaccccccccccacacacacacacattcctcttCTCTGCCCAGGCACTGTCTTCCTGAATCCATGGGTCTCACAATCTCTCTCTTCATACAGTGGGCAGGGCTCAATGCCCCTTAGAGAATGACCCATCAAAGGAAGATGCCTGAAAAATTGAGCCTACTCTTTCCCAGCTAAGGAAGGATTGGAAAGGCCAGAGACTTGTTCttgctgggaatgtagctcagtggtagagcccttgcctagcatATGTGGGGCCCTAAGATcaattcccagtgctgggagtggGGAAGCTAGTTTTGGCCAGGCGAGGTAGCCTTCTATTCCAGCCTCTagggaacagaggcaggaagatctctgagttgaaggacagactggtctacagagtgagttctaggtcagccatgTCTCAAGAGCAAATAAAACAACTAGTTCTCGCCACTTTATGGATTAAAATGTAGGCCAGACCTTTCTCTGCTTTCCTAGTGATTTAATTCCAAGAAACTCTGTGAGGAAACCAGAACTCAGAAGCCTGGAATAGACACCGCGCTTGTCACACAGATTTGGGCACAAGGAATGGTGTGATCAGAGGAGGTCCCTTCTGCCCCAGGGGGCAGCCGATTCTGTTTCCAAGGCCGTGTCTGAGGCCTTTCCATCTCTATCCATCAAGGTCGCTCGGTCCCTTACTGGAGAAAGGGTGTGATAGAATCACTGGCAAGATAAGGGAAGACAAAAGGGCCCCTCAGCCTGGAGTGTGGGTGGAGTGTGGGTGGGGCTCATGCCGTCGGAGAACTGTGAATTTCCAACATCTGCTCACGCCCTTTCTCCTTTCCCGACTGTAAACCCTCAGTTTCTAGATCTCGAAGCAAAGGTTCCACACACCACGAAAAGATGTTCAAGCCAGCTTGTGAAGTCCTGGTGTCCGTTGGCCTTTCCTTACCTGGTGTAACCCCACCCAGGATGCCTCGGAAGCCGCCTTATAGTCTATTATAGAAGGGGGACTCAGAGTCAATAATTCCAACGCAATTCACATTTGCCTAAGGCTTCTTCCTTCCCAGTTGTCAACCTGTAATTTTCTAGGAATCTCACCAGAAACAGCCTTTACAATAAAACAATCCGTCCTAAAACCCCTTGCATAACCCTAGtggtttctggttttattttatcaGATTGTAATCCTATCCAGAGCCACCCTGGAATCTCATTTATTGAAGAAAAACAGTTTCTTAACAGCCCTGAGAGTCAGCACAATGTTATATATATCTAATGCTTAGCCATTTCGTTGGAGCTCGTCACTGAGAAGCACACGCCCATACACTCAGGCTGTTCTTacatttctttcaagaaaactGTCTTTTAATGAACTCCAACTTGCTTTATTCTGGCTTC of Meriones unguiculatus strain TT.TT164.6M chromosome 8, Bangor_MerUng_6.1, whole genome shotgun sequence contains these proteins:
- the Aqp5 gene encoding aquaporin-5, which translates into the protein MKKEVCSVAFLKAVFAEFLATLIFVFFGLGSALKWPSALPSILQISLAFGLAIGTLAQALGPVSGGHINPAITLALLVGNQISLLRALFYVAAQLVGAIAGAGILYWLAPTNARGNLAVNSLSNSTTPGKAMVVELILTFQLALCVFSSTDSRRTSPVGSPALSIGLSVTLGHLVGIYFTGCSMNPARSFGPAVVMDRFSSSHWVFWVGPIVGAILAAILYFYLLFPSSLSLSDRVAVVKGTYEPEEEDWEEHHRKERKKTIELTAH